One Thermodesulfobacteriota bacterium DNA window includes the following coding sequences:
- a CDS encoding extracellular solute-binding protein, translating to MATTSKEKTFLLAVALIAMMFLLVVFMVAYQSKSSGEVGSSQANLAENKVIFKADISKTPLPPNLKWLTNNSDRVFSAVKTEKGGTLKLSVRSFPLTFRTVGPDSNTEFRSAILGNQLSLIGLHPNTMNIVPELATHWAYGKDKKTMYFRLNKSARWSDWAPVTAHDYAYTIEFMRSKYIVAPWYNNYYTEEIENVIVYDDHTLAVISTKAQPDLHLKLSLAPTPRHYFGQLKSDFVRKYNWKIVPNTGPYQISDFKKGKYVKFKRKKEWWAKELRYFKNRFNVNRVIFSVVREDNLEWEYFKKAKIDVFDLGLPKYWHVKSHTPVIDHGYVNRVWFYNDTTRSPFGVWLNQDKDIFKDRNVRYAFAHALNMQKVIEEVLRNDFIRLEHGYVGYGPYSNNSIKARRFALEKVNDYMKKAGWERGADGIWVKNGRRFSVEMTYGSEHHTPKLVVLKEEAKKAGVKLRLSKLDPSAWYKKISENRHEAVWMGFGTNLRPSYWQTIHSDNAHKPQTNNVTNTDDAELDKLIETYRNSLDEQERIRLSLIIQQKIHEIGAFVPEAMKPYLRVAYWRWWRLPKIPGTKHSENLFAPFNSFTGGLFWYDQKRYEETKKAMKKKKTFLPTTIIDKTYKDN from the coding sequence ATGGCAACAACATCCAAAGAAAAAACTTTTTTGTTAGCAGTTGCTCTAATTGCCATGATGTTTTTGCTGGTTGTGTTTATGGTTGCATACCAGAGTAAAAGCTCAGGAGAGGTCGGATCGAGCCAGGCGAACTTGGCTGAAAACAAGGTGATTTTCAAAGCAGATATTTCTAAAACACCTCTTCCCCCTAACTTAAAATGGTTAACCAATAATTCGGACCGTGTTTTTTCAGCTGTAAAAACAGAAAAGGGAGGGACTTTGAAGCTATCCGTTAGGAGCTTCCCGTTGACCTTTCGCACCGTGGGACCCGATTCAAACACTGAATTCAGAAGCGCGATTCTCGGTAACCAACTTTCCCTGATAGGGCTTCACCCTAATACCATGAACATCGTCCCGGAACTTGCCACCCACTGGGCTTATGGCAAAGATAAAAAAACGATGTATTTTAGGCTCAACAAATCTGCCCGATGGTCCGACTGGGCGCCTGTTACAGCGCATGATTATGCCTATACCATAGAGTTTATGCGTTCGAAATATATTGTGGCACCTTGGTACAATAACTATTACACGGAAGAAATTGAGAACGTCATTGTTTATGATGACCACACCTTGGCAGTTATTAGCACCAAAGCACAACCCGATCTCCATCTTAAACTTTCACTGGCGCCGACTCCCAGGCATTACTTTGGTCAACTCAAAAGTGATTTTGTGAGGAAATACAACTGGAAAATTGTACCAAACACAGGACCTTATCAGATATCCGATTTTAAGAAAGGCAAATATGTAAAGTTCAAACGAAAAAAGGAATGGTGGGCCAAAGAACTGCGCTATTTCAAAAATCGATTTAACGTGAATCGTGTCATATTTAGTGTGGTAAGGGAGGACAATCTAGAATGGGAGTATTTCAAAAAAGCAAAGATTGATGTTTTCGATTTGGGATTGCCCAAGTACTGGCATGTCAAGAGCCATACACCGGTCATTGATCATGGTTATGTTAATAGAGTATGGTTTTACAACGATACAACCCGGTCGCCTTTTGGAGTATGGCTCAATCAGGACAAAGATATTTTTAAAGACAGAAATGTGAGGTATGCTTTTGCACATGCTTTGAATATGCAAAAGGTGATTGAGGAAGTGCTACGGAACGACTTTATTAGGCTTGAACACGGTTATGTGGGTTACGGACCCTATTCAAATAACAGTATTAAAGCCAGGCGGTTTGCTCTTGAAAAGGTAAATGATTACATGAAAAAAGCAGGTTGGGAAAGAGGTGCCGACGGTATATGGGTGAAAAATGGGAGGCGCTTTTCGGTGGAGATGACTTACGGCTCTGAACATCATACCCCCAAGCTGGTGGTTTTAAAAGAGGAAGCCAAAAAGGCCGGGGTGAAATTGAGACTTTCCAAGCTGGATCCAAGCGCATGGTACAAAAAGATTAGCGAAAACCGCCATGAGGCGGTCTGGATGGGATTTGGCACCAACCTTCGACCTTCGTATTGGCAAACCATTCATTCGGACAACGCGCATAAACCTCAAACCAATAATGTTACCAATACGGATGATGCTGAACTGGACAAGCTGATTGAAACATATCGAAATTCTCTTGATGAACAAGAAAGAATAAGACTGTCACTGATCATTCAACAGAAGATCCATGAAATAGGAGCATTTGTTCCGGAAGCCATGAAGCCTTATTTGCGTGTGGCATACTGGAGATGGTGGCGGCTTCCAAAGATCCCGGGAACGAAACATTCTGAGAACCTGTTTGCTCCCTTTAACAGTTTTACCGGCGGACTTTTCTGGTACGACCAAAAGCGGTATGAAGAGACTAAAAAAGCCATGAAAAAGAAAAAAACGTTTTTGCCGACGACCATTATAGATAAAACATACAAGGACAATTGA
- a CDS encoding oligopeptide/dipeptide ABC transporter ATP-binding protein — translation MSEYLLAVKNLKMHFPIHGGILWRRIGKVYAADGISLKVKAGETVGLVGESGCGKTTVGRSIARLYRPTEGKVIFDGKDMSHISRKELRELRRDLQIIFQDPFESLDSRQTVGDILEEPFIIHGIGTSEMRKIEVNKLLERVGLNENAINRFPHEFSGGQRQRIGIARAIALKPKMIICDEPVSALDVSIQSQILNLLLELQEEMKLSYIFIAHDLSVVKHISDRIAVMYLGKIVEYTDADTLYQRPAHPYTHALISAIPVPDPAIRKKKQILKGDVPSPIHPPSGCVFHTRCQYVTDRCRKEEPELSPAPGSIGKNHLQACLRAGELSFKG, via the coding sequence ATGTCCGAGTATTTGCTGGCAGTTAAAAATCTGAAAATGCATTTCCCCATCCACGGGGGTATACTCTGGAGGCGAATTGGCAAAGTATATGCCGCTGACGGAATTTCCCTTAAAGTAAAAGCAGGCGAAACCGTTGGACTGGTGGGAGAATCCGGTTGTGGCAAAACAACGGTCGGTCGCAGTATAGCCAGACTCTATAGGCCGACTGAAGGAAAAGTAATATTTGATGGAAAAGATATGTCGCATATCAGCCGCAAGGAACTTAGAGAGTTGCGGAGGGATTTGCAGATTATATTTCAAGATCCTTTTGAATCATTGGATTCCAGGCAGACGGTGGGTGATATTCTGGAAGAACCTTTTATTATTCATGGAATTGGTACATCCGAAATGCGCAAGATAGAGGTAAACAAACTGCTTGAACGAGTCGGGCTTAATGAAAATGCCATCAATCGGTTTCCCCATGAATTCAGCGGCGGTCAGCGACAGCGAATTGGTATCGCAAGGGCTATCGCACTGAAACCAAAAATGATTATTTGTGATGAACCGGTATCTGCCCTTGATGTATCAATTCAATCACAAATTTTAAATCTGCTTTTAGAGCTTCAGGAGGAGATGAAACTATCTTATATTTTTATTGCTCACGACCTTTCAGTGGTAAAACATATTTCAGATCGTATTGCCGTGATGTACCTGGGCAAAATCGTGGAATATACGGATGCCGACACCCTTTATCAAAGGCCTGCGCATCCTTATACCCATGCACTCATATCGGCCATTCCGGTTCCTGATCCTGCTATAAGAAAGAAAAAACAGATTCTAAAGGGAGATGTTCCCTCACCGATCCATCCACCGTCCGGGTGTGTTTTTCATACCCGCTGTCAGTATGTGACAGATCGTTGTAGGAAAGAAGAACCGGAATTGTCTCCTGCACCTGGAAGCATTGGAAAGAATCATTTGCAGGCATGTCTTCGTGCTGGAGAATTGTCTTTTAAAGGATAA
- a CDS encoding ABC transporter permease subunit: MTAYFIRRLLLIVPTFIGITIMVFTVTRFVPGGPIERIIAQAQQMSGIEGGRGGKSSTEQTQPLSDEQIEELKKYYGFDKPILASYFLWLGKVLTGDLGTSTRYYDPVWDMIKERIPISLYFGILSLILVYGVCIPLGILKAIKHKSSFDNFSSVVVFTGYAIPGWVAGVFMLVFFASHWGIFPLGNLVSDDFEDFTLIGKMLDVIWHTILPLIAYVIGSFTVMTLLMKNTLMDNLASDYVRTAIAKGLPFREAIFKHALRNSLIPIATSFGNNISIILSGSFLIETVFNINGMGLLGYESVVERDYPVVMGILVISSLLFMIGNILSDICVAIVDPRVKFE, translated from the coding sequence ATGACAGCTTATTTTATCAGGCGTTTGCTTTTGATTGTACCGACGTTTATTGGAATAACCATTATGGTGTTCACCGTCACCCGTTTTGTTCCTGGTGGTCCCATTGAACGTATCATCGCTCAGGCTCAGCAGATGTCAGGCATTGAAGGTGGGAGAGGCGGAAAATCATCCACTGAGCAAACCCAGCCGCTTTCCGATGAACAGATCGAAGAATTAAAAAAATACTACGGGTTTGACAAGCCTATTCTGGCGAGCTATTTCCTCTGGCTGGGCAAAGTGCTGACCGGAGATCTTGGTACCTCAACCCGATATTACGATCCGGTCTGGGATATGATTAAGGAACGGATTCCCATATCTCTTTATTTCGGCATACTCTCTTTGATTCTGGTTTACGGGGTATGCATTCCCCTGGGCATTCTAAAGGCGATTAAGCATAAAAGCTCTTTTGATAATTTTTCATCAGTGGTGGTTTTTACCGGTTATGCCATACCCGGCTGGGTTGCCGGTGTATTTATGCTGGTGTTCTTTGCCTCACACTGGGGAATATTTCCCCTCGGAAACCTGGTGAGCGATGATTTTGAAGACTTTACGCTGATTGGAAAAATGCTGGATGTAATCTGGCACACAATTCTTCCTCTCATCGCTTACGTGATCGGGTCGTTTACCGTGATGACCCTACTGATGAAAAACACGCTTATGGATAACCTGGCTTCGGATTATGTGCGCACTGCCATTGCCAAGGGACTGCCATTTAGGGAGGCTATTTTTAAACACGCCTTACGAAACAGCCTGATCCCCATTGCGACCAGTTTTGGAAACAATATATCCATCATCCTTTCCGGTTCATTTCTTATTGAAACTGTTTTTAATATAAACGGAATGGGGCTACTGGGCTATGAGTCAGTTGTGGAAAGGGATTATCCCGTGGTGATGGGGATTCTGGTGATATCCTCTCTTCTTTTTATGATTGGAAATATTCTGTCGGATATATGTGTGGCTATTGTGGATCCCCGGGTAAAATTTGAATAA
- a CDS encoding ABC transporter ATP-binding protein, which yields MNNPVILEVKNLVTAFDTEQGRIRAVENVSFAVKKGQTLGIVGESGCGKSVTALSIMRLLPKPIGIIENGEIIFHDKDIAKLPAEKMHEIRGYGISMIFQEPMTALNPVHKIARQLGEVFQLHFPKMNDKEIREKSIKMIQKVGIPEPVQRMEEYPHQISGGMRQRVMIAMALAGEPDILIADEPTTALDVTIQAQILELMEILQRQTGMAIIFITHALGVIAEICDDVLVMYAGQIAEKAPVKELFKNPKHPYSMGLLSSIPRLENERKIELNTIKGMVPSLYELPKGCRFQNRCPKAMPRCQIEVPPLKSVGENHLVSCFLY from the coding sequence TTGAACAACCCAGTGATTCTAGAAGTTAAAAACCTTGTTACCGCCTTTGATACTGAACAGGGCCGGATTCGAGCGGTTGAAAATGTCAGCTTCGCAGTAAAGAAGGGCCAGACTCTGGGAATTGTGGGGGAATCCGGGTGTGGGAAAAGTGTCACCGCACTTTCTATCATGAGGCTTCTGCCAAAACCCATCGGTATCATTGAAAACGGGGAAATTATTTTTCATGATAAAGACATTGCCAAGCTTCCTGCAGAAAAGATGCATGAAATAAGGGGATATGGCATCTCCATGATTTTCCAGGAACCGATGACTGCGTTGAACCCGGTGCATAAAATCGCCAGACAACTCGGTGAAGTTTTTCAGCTCCATTTTCCGAAAATGAACGATAAAGAGATCCGGGAAAAATCGATTAAAATGATCCAAAAAGTGGGTATTCCTGAGCCAGTACAGCGGATGGAGGAGTATCCCCATCAGATTTCAGGGGGCATGCGTCAGCGGGTGATGATTGCAATGGCTTTGGCAGGTGAACCGGATATCCTGATTGCCGATGAACCCACCACAGCACTTGATGTCACCATACAGGCACAGATTTTAGAATTGATGGAAATTTTGCAGCGGCAAACCGGTATGGCCATCATTTTCATTACACACGCCCTTGGGGTGATCGCGGAAATCTGTGATGATGTTTTGGTCATGTATGCCGGTCAAATAGCAGAAAAAGCGCCGGTGAAAGAACTCTTTAAAAATCCAAAACACCCTTACAGTATGGGTTTGCTTTCATCAATTCCAAGACTTGAAAATGAAAGAAAAATCGAACTGAACACAATTAAAGGCATGGTACCGAGTCTTTACGAATTGCCCAAAGGATGTCGATTTCAAAACCGTTGCCCAAAGGCCATGCCGCGTTGCCAAATCGAAGTACCACCGCTGAAGTCAGTGGGTGAGAACCATTTGGTGAGTTGTTTTCTCTATTAA
- a CDS encoding urocanate hydratase: MLSNHQISKTMNIKLDDKLPEMPEFVKGIRRAPDRGFRLSKNQTEIALKNALRYIPEKLQPVLVPEFLKELKERGRIYGYRYRPKGHIKAKPIDSYRSNCLAGKAFQLMIDNNLDFDVALYPYELVTYGETGSVCQNWMQYRLIKMYLEALTEEQTLVVQSGHPLGLFKSGPENPRVIITNGLMVGLYDNLKDWEVATQMGVSSYGQMTAGGWMYIGPQGIVHGTYNTLLNAARLKCNVGPDEDLQGLLFVSSGLGGMSGAQPKAAEISGAVSIIAEVDFSRIQSRNEQGWVKIISSDLDDVFAKANEAIKSKTPLSIAYHGNIVDLLEYIVAQNIKVDLLTDQTSCHVVYDGGYCPQGITFEKRTQLLASDRAAFKKQVDKSLKHHFELVRILVDRGVYFFDYGNSFMKAVFDAGVKEISKNGKDDKDGFIFPSYFEDIMGPIFDYGYGPFRWVCLSGKHEDLVKTDHAAMHCIDQKRRAEDRDNYVWIRDAEKNKLVVGSQARILYQDAAGRMRIALKFNELVRNNEVGPIMIGRDHHDPGGTDSPFRETANIKDGSNVTADMSIHCFAGNAARGMSLVALHNGGGTGIGKAINGGFGLVLDGSERIDKIIRSALSWDVLGGVARRNWARNPNAMSVAMEYNRNNPNSDQITIPYIPDEDLVKTAVADVFNK, encoded by the coding sequence ATGCTTTCCAATCATCAAATATCTAAAACAATGAATATCAAGTTGGATGATAAACTTCCGGAAATGCCAGAATTTGTTAAAGGCATTCGCCGTGCGCCTGACAGAGGATTCCGTCTTTCTAAGAATCAGACCGAAATTGCCTTAAAAAATGCTCTTCGTTACATCCCGGAAAAACTTCAGCCTGTGCTGGTACCGGAATTTTTAAAAGAACTAAAGGAAAGAGGAAGAATCTACGGTTATCGTTATCGACCCAAAGGACATATAAAGGCAAAACCCATTGACTCCTATCGTAGTAACTGTCTGGCAGGTAAAGCTTTTCAACTCATGATCGATAATAATTTAGATTTTGACGTGGCTCTCTATCCCTATGAGCTGGTTACATATGGCGAGACCGGTAGTGTATGTCAAAACTGGATGCAATATCGACTGATTAAGATGTACTTGGAAGCACTAACCGAAGAGCAGACACTGGTGGTTCAATCCGGCCATCCTCTTGGCTTGTTCAAATCCGGACCTGAAAATCCCAGGGTAATTATCACCAACGGCTTAATGGTTGGATTGTATGATAATTTGAAAGACTGGGAAGTTGCCACTCAAATGGGTGTTTCCAGCTACGGCCAGATGACTGCCGGCGGCTGGATGTACATCGGCCCACAGGGCATTGTCCATGGCACCTATAATACGTTGCTCAATGCAGCACGATTAAAATGCAATGTCGGACCTGACGAAGATTTGCAGGGTTTGTTGTTTGTCTCATCCGGTCTGGGTGGCATGAGCGGGGCTCAGCCTAAAGCCGCAGAAATTTCCGGCGCAGTATCAATCATTGCCGAGGTGGATTTCTCTCGCATTCAGTCCAGGAACGAACAAGGATGGGTTAAAATAATCTCTTCTGATCTTGACGATGTCTTTGCAAAAGCAAATGAGGCGATAAAGTCGAAAACCCCTCTATCCATTGCCTATCATGGCAACATAGTGGATCTTTTGGAATACATAGTTGCCCAGAATATTAAGGTGGATCTTCTCACCGATCAGACCTCCTGCCATGTTGTTTATGATGGCGGTTACTGCCCGCAGGGCATTACTTTTGAAAAAAGAACGCAGCTTCTTGCCTCAGACCGGGCTGCTTTCAAAAAGCAAGTGGATAAAAGTCTTAAGCATCATTTTGAGCTGGTTAGAATTTTGGTAGACAGAGGCGTCTATTTTTTTGACTATGGGAATTCCTTCATGAAAGCTGTTTTTGACGCAGGAGTCAAAGAGATTTCAAAAAATGGAAAAGACGACAAAGACGGTTTCATCTTTCCATCCTATTTTGAAGATATTATGGGACCCATTTTTGACTATGGATATGGTCCGTTCCGCTGGGTCTGCCTGAGCGGAAAGCATGAGGATCTGGTGAAAACCGATCATGCGGCCATGCACTGCATTGACCAGAAACGCAGAGCAGAAGACCGGGATAATTATGTTTGGATTAGGGACGCGGAAAAGAATAAACTGGTGGTGGGAAGCCAGGCCCGCATCCTGTATCAGGATGCCGCAGGACGCATGCGAATCGCCTTGAAATTTAATGAGCTGGTGAGAAACAACGAAGTCGGCCCCATCATGATCGGCAGGGATCACCATGACCCCGGCGGAACCGACTCCCCTTTCAGAGAGACCGCTAATATCAAAGACGGAAGTAACGTCACTGCAGATATGAGCATCCACTGTTTTGCCGGTAATGCCGCAAGAGGTATGTCTCTGGTGGCCTTGCATAATGGAGGTGGAACAGGCATCGGAAAAGCGATCAATGGTGGATTTGGTTTGGTATTGGACGGCAGTGAAAGAATTGATAAAATTATTCGGTCGGCCCTTTCATGGGATGTTTTGGGTGGGGTGGCCAGAAGGAACTGGGCGCGCAACCCCAACGCCATGTCCGTTGCTATGGAATATAATCGTAACAATCCAAACAGCGACCAGATTACCATCCCCTATATTCCGGATGAGGATCTTGTGAAGACTGCGGTTGCAGATGTTTTTAATAAATAA
- a CDS encoding ABC transporter permease subunit — protein MKLNPLTLKKIKRFKSIKRGYYSFIIFVVMIIASLVAELLVNNRAIMVYYEGEFYFPTYTQMITGTTFGLSYDYETNYRQLDNLFGVEGKGNWVLMPLVPYNAYENDLKKDEFPPFPPSIKEKHYLGTDAVGRDIVARLVYGFRIAIFFSLLLLLVNYVIGVSIGSAMGFWGGKFDLIFQRIIEIWSNVPFLYVIIIIASIMVPNFFMLILIMAFFGWIGITWTMRTVTYKEREREYVLAARALGSSSLRIIFKHIIPNTIAIIVTFAPFAVSGGIVALTSLDYLGFGLPPPTPSWGELLQQGWNNLDAWWIAGSVIIAMIVTLITVTFIGEAVREAFDPKLHTTYE, from the coding sequence ATGAAACTCAATCCGTTAACATTAAAAAAAATCAAGCGTTTCAAATCGATAAAAAGGGGATACTATTCCTTTATCATTTTCGTTGTGATGATCATTGCCTCTCTTGTTGCCGAACTGCTTGTCAATAACCGTGCAATTATGGTGTATTATGAAGGCGAGTTCTATTTTCCAACGTACACACAAATGATCACTGGAACCACATTTGGCTTAAGCTACGACTACGAGACAAATTACCGGCAGCTTGACAACCTCTTTGGTGTTGAAGGCAAAGGAAACTGGGTCTTGATGCCTTTGGTACCTTATAACGCTTACGAAAACGATTTGAAAAAAGACGAATTTCCACCTTTTCCGCCGTCTATAAAAGAAAAACACTATTTGGGCACGGACGCAGTTGGCAGGGACATTGTTGCCAGGCTTGTATATGGATTCAGAATTGCAATATTTTTCTCGCTTTTGCTTTTGCTGGTCAACTACGTGATTGGTGTTAGCATTGGAAGCGCCATGGGGTTTTGGGGCGGAAAATTCGACCTGATTTTCCAACGGATCATCGAAATCTGGTCAAACGTGCCATTTTTATATGTGATCATTATTATTGCTTCCATCATGGTGCCAAATTTTTTCATGTTGATTTTGATCATGGCATTTTTCGGTTGGATCGGTATCACCTGGACCATGCGAACGGTGACTTACAAGGAAAGAGAAAGGGAATATGTGCTTGCCGCCAGGGCTTTGGGGTCTTCCAGCCTTCGCATCATATTCAAACACATCATTCCCAATACCATTGCGATCATTGTCACTTTTGCTCCCTTTGCGGTTTCAGGTGGAATCGTCGCTCTGACCTCCCTTGACTATCTGGGATTTGGATTGCCCCCCCCCACACCGAGTTGGGGCGAGCTGTTGCAGCAGGGCTGGAATAATCTGGATGCCTGGTGGATCGCAGGTTCGGTTATTATTGCAATGATTGTGACGCTGATCACTGTTACCTTTATCGGAGAAGCGGTAAGAGAAGCCTTTGACCCTAAATTGCATACCACCTATGAGTAA